In Candidatus Obscuribacterales bacterium, the following proteins share a genomic window:
- a CDS encoding DUF411 domain-containing protein, which translates to MKRRWFISQLLGVSLGAASLVATACSSTPASTTQTSSVPTTQTSPTPAQQSLAEPELIVFRSPTCGCCGQWIDHMEAAGFRVEDHVTDDMTAIKQQHGVPDNLSSCHTALVDGYVIEGHVPASDVQRLLREQPDVVGIAVPGMPIGSPGMEMGDEVEPYTVMAFTQTGETMTFAEHL; encoded by the coding sequence ATGAAGCGTCGTTGGTTTATATCTCAATTACTTGGTGTGAGCTTAGGAGCAGCGAGCCTTGTGGCAACGGCCTGTTCTTCAACTCCTGCTTCCACTACCCAAACGAGTTCTGTTCCCACTACCCAAACGAGTCCTACTCCAGCACAACAAAGTTTGGCAGAACCTGAACTCATCGTTTTTCGCAGTCCGACCTGTGGCTGCTGCGGGCAGTGGATTGATCATATGGAAGCCGCTGGGTTTCGTGTGGAAGACCATGTGACGGATGATATGACGGCTATCAAACAGCAGCATGGTGTTCCCGACAACCTATCGTCCTGCCACACAGCTCTGGTTGATGGCTACGTGATTGAAGGTCATGTGCCAGCTTCCGATGTCCAACGATTGCTCAGGGAACAGCCGGATGTTGTTGGCATTGCAGTTCCAGGGATGCCCATCGGCTCGCCCGGCATGGAGATGGGCGATGAGGTCGAACCTTATACAGTGATGGCTTTTACCCAGACGGGGGAAACAATGACCTTTGCTGAACATCTGTGA